TTTTTCCGTATATCTCTTGATCAAGTATCGGAAAATCTTTTTTTATTTTTTCAACATCAAACATAAGTATTAAATATTTATTGTCTTAACAGTTAGGACAAATTTTTATAGAACATAAACCTTCAACTTTCTGACCCTTTAACCTTTTGTTTACAAGATAATTAACATAATCTCTGTAAGGTTTAATTTTAATTTTATTTAAAACATCTTCAACAAATGCTGTCATAAGCATTATTTTTGCTCTTTTTTCAGGAATACCTCTGGATTTAAGATAAAATAAAGCTTCTCTGTCTAATTGACCGGTTGTGGAGCCGTGAGCACAACTCACATCATCAGCATAAATTTCTAATTGAGGTCTGCTGTAAACTTTTGCATTATCTGTAAGTAATAAATTTTTATTAGATTGTGATGCGTCAGTTTTTTGAGCATCCGGTGCAACAAAAATTTTTCCTGTGAATACTGCTTTTGCTTTATTATCAATAATTCCTTTATATAATTGCTTACTTGTACAATGAGGTTTAGAATGTATTATATTCACAAAGTTATCAATATGTTGTTCTTTATCAGGCAAATATATTCCTTGAAGGTCTGCTTCACAATATTCATCTTTAAAATCAATATGTAATTCGTTTCTGACCAAAGACCCGCAAAGTGTTGCTGTATTTATTTTCAACCGGCTTCCTTTATATTGATGAACAAATGTATTGTTTATATGGCTTGCTTCATTTCCTTCTCCTTCAAAAATATAAAACTCAAGATTAGAATCTTCTTTGGCAAAAATTTCTGTTCCAACATTATTTAGAGTAAAATCAGAGCTTATTGAATGATATGTACTGATAATTTTAATTCGAGAATTTTTCCCGACAATTATTAAATTTCTGCTTTGTGCTATTACTTTATTTTCATTTCCGTTAATAAAATTAACTATATGAACCGGTTTTTCAAAAACAGTATTATCAGGTACAAATATAAATGCACCATCTTGTGAAAAAGATGTATTTATTGCAGAAAAAAAATTATTTTTATAAAGATTTGTTTTATTAAAATATTCCTCAAATATCTTAAAGTTATTTTTCTTTGCTTTTTGAACAGAACCAATAATTATCTTGCCTTTATTTTGATTAACAGTTGAATTTTCAGGTGAAAAAAAACCGTTTACAAACACTATTCTGTCAGTATCTAATCCGTAAAATGAGAATGTATTAATGTATTCATCGGGAACAATAGATTTATTTCCGATTTTATATTTATGTCTTAACAAAGTTTCAATATTTGTATTTTTCCATTCTTCCGTTTTAGAGTCAGGTAGTTTTGTTTTCTTAATAAAATTTTTCAATTCATCTGCTTTACCGTTCGAAAGCAAACAATCTTCGGTTTTTAAAAATAAACTAATTATTTCTTTCTTTTTTGTATCTGCGTCAATCATTTTACATTAAATTTAAGCTAAAATCGCTTTTAAACTATGGGCTTGTTAGAGACAATGAAAGTTTAATTTTCGTATTCTTTTCTTATTTTATCATAACCGGATTTCTCCAATTCAAGAGCTAATTCTCTGCCGCCTGTTTTTACAATTTTTCC
The DNA window shown above is from Bacteroidales bacterium and carries:
- the sufD gene encoding Fe-S cluster assembly protein SufD, which codes for MIDADTKKKEIISLFLKTEDCLLSNGKADELKNFIKKTKLPDSKTEEWKNTNIETLLRHKYKIGNKSIVPDEYINTFSFYGLDTDRIVFVNGFFSPENSTVNQNKGKIIIGSVQKAKKNNFKIFEEYFNKTNLYKNNFFSAINTSFSQDGAFIFVPDNTVFEKPVHIVNFINGNENKVIAQSRNLIIVGKNSRIKIISTYHSISSDFTLNNVGTEIFAKEDSNLEFYIFEGEGNEASHINNTFVHQYKGSRLKINTATLCGSLVRNELHIDFKDEYCEADLQGIYLPDKEQHIDNFVNIIHSKPHCTSKQLYKGIIDNKAKAVFTGKIFVAPDAQKTDASQSNKNLLLTDNAKVYSRPQLEIYADDVSCAHGSTTGQLDREALFYLKSRGIPEKRAKIMLMTAFVEDVLNKIKIKPYRDYVNYLVNKRLKGQKVEGLCSIKICPNC